A region of the Thermoanaerobaculia bacterium genome:
ATGCAATTCCGGCCGGCGAGTTTCCGAGAGTGCTGGCCACCGTGCTGACCGGGAAGGCGGAAGAGGAAGATGGGTCGATCTCGTAAAGCTTGCCTGGAGTCGTCTGCCCTGCGATGAATACTTTTCCCATCGCAATGAGAACTCCCACGGCGCTGGTTGCACCGCTCCAGGTTCCAAGGTTTGCCCCGTCCCTTGCCCGAATCCGAGTGACATCAGCATCCCCGTTGTTCGAGACCCAGACATCCGTTCCATCGCTCTTCAGGAGGGTGGGCGTGCTCCCGACTGCAACCAACCCGAGCCCTGCCTGGTTGAAATGAAGGTTGCTCGTCCACCATTGGTCGAGAGCTGCCCGCCGACTCCCACGAAGCAAGGATTGGTCGAGGGTTCGCGTGACGAATGCGGCCATTTGCTCCCGTGGAACGCTGTCGGTAGGCGCGTACGTGGTTGCGCTGGTTCCATTGGTCAACCCCGAAAAATAGGCTTCCGCGATTTGGGCGCAGAAGTTGGTGGATCCAAGGTCCGTAAATGGCAGCCCGTAACCTGCGCAGCTCGCCAAAACGCGGACACCCGTGCCTGTGAAAAGTACCCCTACCCAGAGCCAAGCCAACCCGCGAATGATTCGTCCGGATCCGTCAGTTCTCATCGGCCCTCCCATGCTCCCCTCAGCTCCTCTCCCTGGTCGCTGCGAGAACGCCAAGCACTCCGACCGCCACAGCAAGGACGGTAATGTGAAGAGTTGGGCCAGACCGGTCCGGGTGCGACAGGTAATACACGAACTCGACCGAGGTGACACCCAGGGCCAAGAACGTGGCGACCCACGCCAAGACCCGGCGACCTTCGGCAGTCATTTCGTCTCTCCCAGATTTCCTTTGACTATAGCGCTATCGGGCGCGATCCTGATAGACGTCATGGCAGGGGTCGACATCCGCACGGTTCAGACCCTGATGGGGCATCGGAACATCGCCATGACGATGCGCTACGCACACCTTTCCCCAGCGCACCTCCGGGAGGCAATCGCAAAGCTCGGAAGCGCGAGACCAAGAACAAAACAAGAACAGGGCGAGTGCCCACAGAGCGCGGGAATTGCTAAGTGATTGAGTCAGATGGAGCGGGAAACGGGGGTCGAACCCGCGACATCCACCTTGGCAAGGTGGCACTCTACCACTGAGTTATTCCCGCTCAGGGCGAACGAAAAAGATAGCGGAGCCCCGTGGCGGAGTCAAGACGGCGTGCTGCCGCCCGCTCCGAACCGCGGGGGCGGACGTCCTCCGCTCCGGCGGCGCTACGGCTACGGATTGCTGTGGTTCGCCGCGGCGGCGCTGTCGAGGCGGAACGCGGGACCGCCCTCGGCGCCGACGTTTCCGAACGTCCCTCCGTTGATCTCCCGGATCATCGTCACGAATCCCTGCGCCGCGTTCTTGTCGCTCGACGGAACGTCACCCGCCGGCCCGACGTGGGTGTTCAGGTTGAAGAACATCCACCCCGAGGCGTAGGGAGTCGGCAGCGGCCCCGATCCGACGAGCACCTTCTGGGTCGCCGCGGGAAACGCGAGGCCGATCCCCGCGGGGGACTCGAGGCTCTGGACGCGCGTCGTCACGTGCTCCTGCTCGTCGAACAGCTCGAGACCTTCCCGGCCGAGAGGGAACCAGGGCGGGAGGGTTCCGCAGGCGAACGGCTGCTGCGCGACCTTCGGATCCCTCCAGACGACGGCGTACGTCGCGTTCTTGACGTATCGTCCGGCGAAGTTCGTCGCGAGCGGCTCCCGGTTGTCCACGGCGCTCCAGGCCGGGCCGTCGAGCCGCCCGTAGAACGTGTAGTTGTTGGCGGTGTTCGTGAGCGTGTTCGAGGCGTCCGCCTCGATCTCGACGAGCGGCGCGCCGTTGCCGGCCTGCCCGTTCGTGTCGCTGTTGATGTACTGGTACTCACCCCAGAGGACGTTCTGGTTCGTCGCATCACCGGATCCGCCCGGTCCGAAGTAGCCCGGTTGGCCGGGCAGCCGAAGGGTGCAGTTGTTGACCGTGTCGATCGTCACGAATCCCCGGGCGAGCCCGGGAGAGACCGTCGCGGAACAGGCTCCGTTGAAGCTCGAGAACTGCCCCGTCAGCGCCGCCTGAATGTACGCGACGTAGATCTGGGGCATCACCGTCAGCGGGAGCTGGCCGTAGCAGCTCGCAAAGTTGATGTCCTGCGAGAATTGCCCTTTCGGGCTGATCGTGTCGGTGGGGTCCTGGCCGGCGCTCGCCGTCGCAGGCAGCTTCCCGTTGAAGATGTCCCGCATGTCGATCGGCTGGACGTCGTAGCCCGTGAGGTACTCGTTGAAGGCGAGGACCGGCACGGCGAGATCCGACCAGATCGTCACGTGGACGAGAACCGCCGTGGCGGTCGCATTGTTGATCCAGAAACGCGTCGTGCGGCCGGTCGGATGGGCGAGATCGACCTCGAAGTACGGGAGGAGGAGCGTCGCTCCCGGAGTCTCCGAGATCGTCGGAATGACCGGGGGGGTCCCGCTCACCCCCGTCGCCCCGGCGGGGGTCGCTCCCAGGAGAACGATCGCCGCCGCGAACGCGGCCGCGATCAGGACGGGGGTCGTGTAACGCGTCTTCATCGCTCGTTCTCCCTTTCAGTGGGGAAGCAGCAGCTGGACATGACTCGCCGTCGGATCGAAGTTGTCGAGCTGGAGAGCGGGGCCCCCGACCATCCCGATCGTTCCGGCGCTCCCCCGGATGATCCGCATCGTCATCACCCAGCTCTGAGCGGCGTTCTTGTCGATCGACGGGACGTCGCCCGCCGGCGTGACGTAGACGTTCAAGTCGTACCAGATCCAGCCCCGGGTGAACGGCAACGGGAACGCGGTGCTCCCCAGGAGAACCTTCTGCGTGGCCGCCGCGAAAGGAACGAAGGGGTCCAGCGGGGGTTGGGGCGCCACGGGATACTGGGTCGGCTTCGGGATCACCGGGTGTTCCTGCTCGTCGTACACCACGAATCCCTCCTGCCCCAGGGGATACCAGTCGGGGAGGGAGGCGCAGGGGAAAGCCTCCTGGGCGATCTTGGTGTCGCGCCACACGACCGCCTGGGTCTGGCCGCTGTTGTATCGACCCGCATAGTTCGTCGCGAGCGGCGAGCGGTGGTCGGAAGCGTCCCAGCCGACGTAGCGCCCGTAGAACGTGTAGTTCCCCGAGGTCGTCGTCAGAGGATCGGTCTGATTGGCGACGACCGCCACGAGCGGCGATCCCTGCAGATCCGCGGTTCCGTTGGCGTAGCTGAAGTCCCCCCAGAGCACGTTCTGAACCGTCGCGATCGACGCGAAGTATCCGGCGGTGCTCGGAAACTGGGTGTCGCCCACGCACTGGTTGATGGTGTCGATCGTGACGTAGCCGTGAGCGAAACCCGGGGAGGAGCGTCCTCCGCAGTGCCCGCCGAGCATCGTGGACGACTGGCCCGTCAGGGCCCGTCGGAGCGCCGTGGCGTCGGAGGCCGAAAGCACCGCCGGGGGAAGCACTCCCCCGCAGTTGGGGAAATTGACGTCCTGGGATTTCGCTCCATGCGGGCTGATCGCGTCAATCGGATCCTGTCCCGCGCTCGCCGTCTGCGGCAGATTCCCGTTCAGAACGTTCCGCATATCGACCTTCTGCATGTCGTATCCGGTGAGATAGATGTCGAACGCGTAGACGGGCACGGAAAGATCCGTCCAGATCGTGACGTGCGCCATCACGGCCGTCGCGCTCGCGTTGTTGACCCAGAACCGGGTCGTGCGGCCCGCGGAGTTGGAAAGGTCGACCTCGAAGTACGGGAGGAGCAGCGTCGCCGCCGGCTCGCTTCGAATGGCCCCGACCGCGGGATCGGCCGCCCCGGCCGGCGCTCCCACCAGCAGAATCATCGCGCCGAGCACGCCGACCCAGAAGACGTTCTTTCTCATCTTCTCCCTCGCTGATTCAGTTCGCCGCAAAACGCCGAAGCTCCGGGAAGGCCGCTCGCGGTCGCCCGCGGGACCTCCTCGATACGCCCGTACCGGTATGAGAGGACGCCATCGCTCTTCATGGCGTGGCGTGGATCGCCGTCTGGGCGCTGTCGAGCCGGAACGCGGGCGATCCCCCGGCGCCGACGTTGCCGAACGTGCCTCCGGGGAATTCCCGGATCATCGTCACCCAGGCCTGGGCGGCGTCCTTGTCGGACGAGGGGACGTCGCCGGCCGGCCCGACGTGGGTGTTGAGATTGAAGTACATGAATCCCGAGGCGTAGGGCGTCGGCAGCGGCGCGGAGCCGACGAGAACCTTCTGGGCCGCCGCGGGGAACGCCAGGCCGATCCCGGCGGGAGATTCGAGGCTCGCGACGCGCGCCGTGACGTGCTCCTGGGTGTCGAAGACGTCGAGCCCCTCGCGCCCGAGCGGATACCAGTCCGGAAGCGTCCCGCACGGAAACACGTGCTGGGCGACCTTCGGGTCGCGCCAGACGACGGCGTACGTCGCGTTCTTCACGTATCGCCCGACGAAGTTCGTCGCGAGCGGCTCCCTCTGGTCCGTCGCGTTCCACCCGACGAGGCGCCCGTAGAACGTGTAGTTGTTCGCCGTATTCACCAGCGGGTCCGTATCGGATGCATCGATCGAGACGAGCGGAGCGCCGTTGCCCCCCTGTCCCGTCGAATCGCTGTCGATGTACACGTACTCGCCCCAGATGACGTCCTGCGTCGAGACCTCGCCGGTGAAGCTCGGGCCGAAGTATCCGGGATCGCCGGGCAGGTCCAGATGGCAGGTGACCACGACGTCGACCGTGACGAACCCGCGGGCGAGCCCCGGCGAAACCCTCCCGGCACAACCTCCGCTGAAGCTCGAGAACTGACCGGTCAGCGACTGCTGCATGTAATCCACGTAGAACTGAGGCAGCGAGGTGAAGGGAAGCTGGCCGTTGCAGGTAGAGAAGTTGATGTCCTGCGAGAAGTTGCCTTTCGGACTGATCTGGTCGAACGGATCCTGGCCGGCGCTCGCCGTGGCCGGAAAGACGCCGTTCAGGATGTTTCGCATGTCGACCTGCTGCATGTCGTAGCCGGTGAGATACATGTTCCACGCGAGGACGGGAACGGCGAGATCGGACCAGATGGTGACGCGCGCGAGGATGGCCGTCGCGCTCGCGTTGTTGACCCAGAACCGGGTGGTTCGCCCGGTGGGATGCGCGAGGTCGACCTCGAAATAGGGAAGAAGGAGCGTCGCGCCGGGCGTCGCCGAAATCGACGGCACGACCGGCGCGCCGCCCGTCACGCCGGTGGCTTCCGCCGCCGGACATCGGAGAAGGACGATCGCCGCGACGCACGCGGCCGCGATCAGGGCGGTGGTCGTGAAACGCGTCTTCATCGCTCTTCTCCCTCCTCAGTGACCGGCCACGGAGTGGACCGGCCTCGTGGCGCTGTCGAGCTGGGTGGCAGGGCCGCCGACGAGGCCCACCGTTCCCGCGCTTCCGTTGACCGAGCGCATCGTCATCACCCAGGACTGCGACGCCGCGGGGTCGATCGTCGGATCGCTCACTCCGGAGACCGTGACGTTCAGGTCGTACCAGATCCACCCCGAAGCGAACGGCACCGGGAAGGCCGCGCTCCCGATGAGAGTCTTCTGAGCGGCGGCCGGAAAAGGAATCAGGGCCGGAGTCACCGGTTGCGGGGCGAGCGGGTAGGTGATCGGGATGTTCGGGTGCTCCTGCTCGTCGAAGACCGTGAATCCCTCCTGCCCCATCGGGTACCAGGCGGGCACCGTCCCGCACGTGAACGGCGCCTGGTCCACCTTCGGATCGCGCCACACCACCGACTGCGTCCAGCCTCGGGTATACCGCCCCGCGAACAGGGTCGCGAGCGGCGCCCGATGGTCGGTCGCGTTCCAGCCGACGTAGCGTCCGTAGAACGTGTAGTTCCCGGCCGTCGTCGTCAGCGGATCCGTCGCGCTCGCGAAGATGGCGACGAGCGGCGCCCCCTGAAAGTCCGCGGTCCCGTTCGCGTAGGTGAAATCGCCCCAGAGGAGGTTCGAGTCGATCGCAGAGCCGACGCCG
Encoded here:
- a CDS encoding tyrosine-type recombinase/integrase, giving the protein MAGVDIRTVQTLMGHRNIAMTMRYAHLSPAHLREAIAKLGSARPRTKQEQGECPQSAGIAK